A region of the Leucobacter komagatae genome:
CAGCGGGTTCCACAGCGCCTCCCAGGCGATCTTCGGCGGGCTACTCGGCGAACTGCGGGGCGTTGAAGCCGCGCCCGATCTCAGGCTGTCTGACGAGGACGTGGCGCAGGAGGAGTTTCCGCTCCTCACTGCGAGCTACGACCTCGTCATCGCTCACAGACTTGAACACAGCCCGCCCTGGCCCGAAGCAGGGCTTCGGGTGATCCGGCTCGCGCAAGAGCCGCTCGACATCGCACTCCCGGTGGGCCACCCGCTCACGGATAGGGATCACCTCACGCCGTCCGACGTCGCCGGTGAGGCGTGGGTGACGAGCCGGGCTGGCTACTCCCCCGACGACCTGCTCGGCGCCATCGCAGCGGTCGCCGACCGCTCGGTCAAGGTGGTGCACCGCATCAACGACTACGGCTCAGTCGCGTCGATCGTCGCGACGGGCGACGCGATCGGCATGGTTCCGCGCTACACGGTCGGCTCGGCCCTCGCCGGGCTCGTGCTCCGCCCACTCCAGGGCGTGAACGCGACCCGCGCGATCGACCTGCTCACGCGCCCGGAGACGCTGCACCGCCGCTCCGTTCAGGTAACGGTGACGGCGCTCCGCACCGCGATGGATCGCCTGGTCAGCGCGGGCGAAGCGAGGCGCTAGAGCTGACTCGCGGGCACCTCGAAGGTGCCGCACGAGGTCGGCCCCTGCTCATAGCCCACCATGAACCAGCGCTGGCGCTGCTCAGAGGTGCCGTGCGTAAACCGCTCGGGGTCAACGCGCATGCCCGAGGACTGCATGATGTGGTCGTCGCCAACGGCGGCCGCGGCGCTCAGCGCGTCGTTAATCTCAGACTGCGTGACGGGCTTCAGGAACGGCACGCCGCTGTCGTCGGTGACGGTCTGCGCCGCCCCAACCCACGCCCCCGCAAAACAGTCGGCCTGCAGCTCGAGCCGCACCGAGCCCGAGGTCGCGCCCGACTCACGGCCTGCCTGGTTCAGCGAACCAGTGATGTTCGAGATGTGGTGGCCCCACTCGTGCGCGAGCACGTACATCTCGGCCAGCGGCCCGCCCGACGCGCCGTAGTCAGAGCGCAGCGTGTCGAAGAACGCGGTATCGACGTAAATCCGCTCCTCCGGAGGGCAGTAGAACGGCCCGGTCGCTGCCGACGCGGTGCCGCACTGCGACTGGGTCTGGCCGCTGAAGAGGGCGACCGGCTGCGGGCCGCGGTAGTTGCCGACCTGGGTATTCCAGTAGCGGTTGAGCGAATCACTCGTCGCGGTCATGCGGCACTCGACATTCGCGTTCGCGTCGGCGCCCGTCTCGCAGTTCTCGACCGCGACGATCTCTTCGCTCGATGAGGTGCCGCCGCCACCAGAGCTCAGCGCCGGAGCGAAGCTCGTGAGGTCAACGCCGAGAAGCTGTGACCCGAGAAACAGCACGAGCATGAGCCCGATGCCGCCGCCACCGACGGCCAAGCCCGTGCGACGCCCGCCGCCGCTGCGCTTCTGCACCTGACTCGTGTCGATGCGAACGTTCTCGTTGAATGTCATGCTCGAATAGTATCCCGTCAGCGGCGCATCGCCCACTGCAGAGTGTCGAGCCCGAGCGTGCCGAGCGAAAGCGCACGATCGTGGAACGATGCCAGCGTGAACCCGGGCTCACTTTCTGCCTCTGCCCGAAGCTCCAACCATTGGCGCTCCCCCACTTTGTATGAGCTCGCCTGACCTGGCCAGCCGAGGTAGCGGAGCACCTCAAATCGGAGCGCCTCGGGGCGCATCGTCACGTTGCTCGCCATGAAGTCGTAGACTCGCTCCGCTGTCCACACACTGCCGTCGGGGGCATGCTTGCCGAGGTGCAATCCGATGTCGACGACCACCCGGGCGGCCCGCATGCGCTGCGCGTCGAGCATGCCGAGGCGGGCCCCGGGATCCTCAAGAAACCCGAGCTCGGCCATGAGGCGCTCGGCGTAGAGCGCCCACCCCTCGAGGTGCCCCGATGTTCCCGCCCGAGTACGCCGCCAGGCGTTCAGTTCGACTCGTCGGGCGACGGCCCCGCCGAGCTGCAGGTGATGGCCGGGAACTCCCTCGTGGTAGACCGTCGTGAGCTCACGCCAGGTTCGAAACTCTGTCACGCCTGCGGGCACGGTCCACCACATGCTGCCGGGCCGGGCGAAGTCATCGCTCGGGGCCGTGTAGTAGATCCCTCCCTCACTGGTCGGGGCGATACGGCAGTCCAGCCGGCGGAGTTCTCCTGGGATCGCAAAGACCGTCCCGTCAAGCGCCTCAATGGCCTCGTCACTACGCTCCTGCAGCCACCGCTGGAGGGCCTCCTCCCCGTGGATGGTTTTTTGGGGGTCCCGGTCGAGCAGGGCGATCGCCTCCGCGGGCGACGCTCCCGGCGCGATCGCTTCGGCCGTCGACCGCTGCTCGGCGGCAATCCTGTCAATCTCAACGAGCGCCCACTCGTAGGTCTCGTCGGCGTCGATGTCGGTGCCGAGGAAGTCACGGGCGGCAAGTGCGTAGTGGTCGCGACCAACTGCGTCGTCTGCGTTGGCCGTCGGCGCGAGTTGCTCACGCAGGTATCGAGCGAACGAGGCATAGGCGCGGGCCGCGCCACGGGCTCCTTCGCTCACTTCTGCCACCAGCGCGCGGCCTTCCGAGGGCCAGGTCTGGGCCGCGTCGTTGGCGGATTCCCCAAGCCGCGAGAAGTACTCGACAGCAAACCTGTCGGCCTGAGCAGCGACCGCGAGCACCTGCCGCCGCGCGGGTCCATTGCCGCGCGAGGCGCCGAGTTCCAGGGACTGCACATACCCTGACAGCGCCGCGGGAACCGCCGCGAGCCGCCTGGCAATCGCCTCCCAGTCACCCTCCGCTGCTCGCGGCATGAGGTCGAACGCCTGGCGAATCAGTTGTGCGGGTGTTTCAAGCACCGTCAGGTCTCGCAGCGCGAGGCCCGTTTCGACGCGGGCGATACGAACGTCGAGACGATCGCGCAGTTCGCGCACCGTGATGTCGTCTGTGCGGTCCGCAGGGACTGCACGCTCCAGTTTCGAGCGTACGGCGCGAGCGTCGGCAGCGGCCTGGGCCGACCCATCGGGCGAGTAGTCACCAAAGGTCGTCGCCGACTCGACCCGCCCGAGCTTGGTGCCGAGTACCGGGTCAAGCCCGACCTCGGTGTCGAGCCACCGCTCGGCGATAGCGTCGATGGCCGTGGGTTGCCGAGAGCCAGAGATCGCTCCGGTTCGATGCTGAGGGCTCATTGTCCGGTCACCTTTCTGCTACCCCGGTGTGGGGGCCGCTGGGCTGGGAGATTAGTCTGTGGGTGTGAGCAAGGAACGAGATGCCCCGAACGCCGAGGTCGCTGCACTGGGTCGCGAGCTGCGCGACGAGCGCCAGCGACAGGGATTGAGCCTGAACGCGTTGAGCCAGCGCTCCGGCGTCAGCTTCGGGCTGATCAGCCAGCTTGAACGCGGTCTTGGCAACCCTTCCTTCCTCGCGCTGAAGCGGCTGGCCGAAGCGCTCGGGATCCCCATCTCGCGCTTTCTTGAGGGCGGCGCCGACCGCGACGACCTTGTCGTGCGCGCCGACGAGCGCACGATGCTTCCGGTCCTTGAGAGCGAGCCCGAGAGTCAGCTCGTGGTGCGTGAGCTGCTCACGCCCGGCCGACGGTCGTCGCTGCAGGTGATTCGCAGCACGCTGCCGCCAGGCTTCACGAACGAGGGCAAGGCGTTCCGGCATCTGGGGACCGAGTGTGTCGTCGTCGAGTCGGGCACGCTCACCGTCGTGCACGGCGAGCGCCGAGTGGAGCTCGAGCCGGGCGACGCCATGACCTATCCGTGCTCGGTGCCGCACTGGTGGGCGAACACGACCGCGGAGCCGTGCGTTGTGCTCGGGGCTGTGACCCCGTTCGAGCAGTAGCCCTGGCCGGCGAGCCATCACCCAGTCGCCCGCCGTTCATCAAGGGCAAGATCGAGCAACCTTGCGAGTTCGTCGATCGGCCGCACGTGATCGTCCGCGCGCAGATCGATCGCAAGGGGCGCGTCGCGCGGAGCAGGTTCGTGCGTCGCCGCGTCGGCAGCGGCTGGCGCGACCCCAACGAGCAGCGCAGCAGATTGCCTGCCGCGAAGGTCTCCGCCTGCAGCATCACCTGCGGCGAGCGCCGCGAGCACGCGGCGCGAGAAGCCAGCGAGGGCCCGTTCGCTAGCCACGCCGTCATCATCGGGTGCGCCTTCGAACGCCGCCACCATCGCGGCAAGCACCTCAGGGCCGGGCAGGAGATTGCCGAGCACGACGAACCCCTCCCCGACTTCGCTTCCCGCCCACGCAGTGCAGGCATCGCCAGTGTGCGCTGAGACGGCGCCGTCCGCCGTCACGACCGCGGCCTGCCGCCACGCTGCGCCGGAATCCCAGTCGGGGATGCGCGCGATTGCCGTTGCCGGCGACGCCCCCGAGGCGACAGCGTCGAGCAGCAGCCCGCGCAGGGATCGGTTCGTGTAGGCCTGACTTGCTGCGGCCCCGACGCCGACCCGCAGGGCCGGCACGCCCGCGCCGACGGCGAGCGAGCGGCTCACCGTCGCCGCGGCGAGTAGACCCCTCGTTGGGTCGCTCGCCAGGATGGTAAATGTCATGTCGCTGCTTCCTCGGGTTGACGCGAGCCCGTTTTCGATGTTGACTATCGCAATAATGATGATTCCATCATAAAAATGATAATTCCGCCCACTCACGCAGAGGATCAGTGCCGATGAAGTCACGCACACTACTCCCAGGAGTCGCCCTGCTGGGCGCCCTCGTTCTCGCCGGCTGTTCGACCGGCACCGCCGTCGACCTCGATGGCGGCGGCACCGGCGGCGCCTCCGGCGCCGTGCTGACGGCGGCAATCGCTGGCGAGCCGGATCAGCTCGACCCGCACAAGACCACCGCCTACTTCTCATTTGAGGTGCTCGAGAATGTCTTTGACACGCTCGTGCAGCCTGACGAGAACCTCGAAATGCAGCCGGCACTCGCGGAGAGCTGGGACCTGAGCGACGACCAGCTCACTTGGACATTCCATCTGCGCGAGGGCGTGACATTCCACGACGGCTCGCCGTTTACCTCCGCGGACGTCGCATACTCGCTGAACCGGATCATCGACGACGAGCTTGCGAACGCCTGGCGGCTCAGCGCGATCACCGGGATCGAGACGCCAGACGACACGACCGTCGTCATCTCGGTCGCGCAGCCCACCCCGAACCTACTGTCGAGCCTCGGCGGGTTCAAGGGCATGGCGATTGTGCAGCGCGAGAACGTCGAGAGCGGCGACATCACCACCAAGCCAATCGGCACCGGCCCCTTCTCCCTCACGAGCTACACCCAGGGCGACAGCATCAAGCTCGCCGCGAACCCGGACTACTGGGGTGGTGCGCCCAAGGTCAGCGGCGTGAACTTCTCCTTCCTCTCCGAGGGCAACACTGCGATCGCCGCGCTGAAGAGCGGGGAGATCGACTGGACCGACTCGATTCCCGCCCAGCAGATCGAGCAGCTGAGTGGCGACTCCGCCCTCGAGATCGGCGTCGAACCGAGCACTGACTACTGGTACCTCGCGCTGAACGAAGGGCACGAGCCGTACGGTGACGTCCGCGTGCGCCAGGCAATCGCCTACGCCATCGATCGGGAGGCGATCGCCCAGGTCACGAGCTACGGGACCGCGGCGACGAACCAGCTCGCGATCCCCGAGCAGAGCGCCTGGTACACGGAGTTCGACGAGTTCAGCACCAACGTCGACGAGTCCAAGAAGCTGCTCGCTGAGGCAGGAGTCGACGGTTCGACGCTCACGCTCGACCTGCTCGCCTCCTCGGACTACCCTGAGACTGTCACCGCCGCGCAGGTGATCGCCGACAACCTCGCGCCGCTCGGGATCGATGTCTCGATCCGGCAGCCCGATTTCGCCACCTGGCTCGACGAGCAGAACAGCGGCAACTTCGACATGCTCATGATGGCCTGGCTCGGCAACATCGATCCTGACGACTTCTACTACGCGCAGCACCACTCGAAGGGCGCGAGCAATGCGCAGGGGTACAGCAACCCCAAGGTCGACGAGCTGCTCGACGCCGGACGTACCGAGACCGACGTCGACGCCCGCAAGAAGCTCTACGACGAGGCCGCGACCCTCATCGCCCAGGAGGCAAGCTACATCTACCTTTACAACCCCTCGGTCGTGCAGGCCTGGCTGCCCGCCGTTGAGGGGTACGAGGTGCGCAGCGACCGCGCCGTCCGCTTCAAGGATGTGAGCCTCGCCGAATGACGTCCACGCTGACGAGCCGCGTCACCGGCTCGGCAACACTGCGCTTCCTCGGGAAGCGACTCCTTCACACCGTCGTCGTGCTTCTCGGCGTACTTGTGCTGGTGTTCACGCTGATCCACCTGGTGCCGGGCGACCCTGTCCGAATCGCGCTCGGCACCCGGTACACCCAGGAATCGTACGATGCGCTGCGGGCCGCCTCAGGGCTCGACCGGCCGCTCATCGAGCAGTTCTTCGCGTACGTCGGCCACGCGCTCACGGGTGATCTCGGCGTCAGCTTCCGAAACGGCCAGCCTGTCACGGAGATCCTGCTCGAGCGGCTCCCCGCGACACTGTCGCTCGCCGGCGTCGGCATGCTCATTGCGCTGCTCATCTCGATCCCAGCCGGAACGTTCTCGGCGCTGAAGGAGGGCACCGTCGGCGACGGCATCGTCCGAGTGTTCAGCCAGTTCGGCGTCTCGATCCCTGATTTCTGGATGGGCATGCTGCTCATCACGCTGTTCTCGACGATCCTGGGCTGGCTGCCGCCGTCAGGGTACGTCGCGTTCGGCGAGGATCCGGGCGAGTGGCTCCGGCGCGTGTTCACCCCCGCCCTGACCGTCGGCCTCGTCGCCGGCTCGATCATGACGCGCTACGTCCGCGGTGCGGTGCTTGAGGTCGCTGAGGCAGCGTACGTCCGCACGGCACGCTCGAAGGGGCTGCGGCCCGCGGTCGTGACGGGCGTGCACATCGCCCGGAACGCGTTCATTCCGATCCTCACCATCACGGGCATCCAGCTGGCAACGATGCTCGGCGGCGTACTCGTCGTCGAGGTCGTGTTCGCGTGGCCGGGGCTCGGCCGGCTCGTCTACGACTCGGTCGCCTCCCGCGACTACCCGGTCGTGCAAGGGGCGGTGCTGCTCATCGCCATCGCGTTCCTCGTCGTCAACCTCGTTGTCGACGCACTGTATGCCCTCATCGACCCGAGGATTCGACTGTCATGACCGCGCCAGACACCGTCGCACTCGCGACCGCGCCCACACTCGCTGATGGCAGCCGCCCGTCGGCCTTCCGCCTGTTCCTTCGAAGCCCCGTGAGCGTCGTCGGCAGCCTCGTGCTCCTCGTGATGATCGCCGCGGCGCTCGTCGGGCCGGCGCTCGCGCCCTACGGCGTGAACGAGACCGACATCGCCGGCGCGCTCAAAGCGCCGAGCGCCGAGCACTGGTTCGGGACCGATGACCTCGGGCGAGACGTGTTCTCGCGAGTCGTCATCGCCGCGCAGGTATCGCTGCGCGTCGCCGTCATCAGCGTCGCCATCGCGCTCGTGCTGGGGGTGCTCCTCGGCATCGTGTCCGGTTATGCGGGCGGTTGGGCCGACGGCGTGCTCATGCGAATCGTTGACGTGATGTTCGCGTTCCCGATGCTCATCCTCGCGCTCGCGATCGTCGCGGTGCTCGGTCCCGGTGCGAACACCGCGACCATCGCTATCGGCGTCGTCTACGTGCCGATCTTCGCCCGCGTTGCCAGAGCCAGCACGCTCAGCGTGCGCTCGGAACCCTTCGTCCGCGCGTCGCAGACCATGGGGACGGGCGCCGGCAGGATTCTCGTGAAGCACATCCTCCCCAACATTTCGGGCCCGATCATCGTGCAGACCTCGCTCTCCCTTGCGTTCGCGATTTTGTCCGAGGCCGCGCTCTCGTTCCTGGGGCTTGGCGTGCAGCCGCCGCAGCCGTCGTGGGGTCGGATGCTCTTCGAAGCGCAATCGTTTCTGGGTACTGCCTGGTGGCTCGCGGTCTTCCCGGGGCTCGCGATCTTTCTCACCGTGCTGTCCTGCAACCTCGTCGGCGACGGCCTCCGCGACGTCCTCGATCCCAAGCAGCGCAGCGTCATCGAATCAAGGAGCGCTCGCCGATGAGCCACACAGACACCCCCGTTCTCTCCGTGCAGGACCTGCGCGTCACCATCGGAGCAACCGAGCTCGTTCACGGCGTCTCGTTCGACGTCCACGACGGGCAGACCGTCGGCATCGTCGGTGAATCTGGCTCCGGTAAGTCACTGAGCGTGCTCAGCGCGACCCGCCTGCTCGACCTCCCGCACCAGCGGGTGACTGGGCGGTCGCTGCTCCGCGGCGACGATCTCGTGACCGCCCCCAAAGCGAAGCTCAGGCGCGTGCACGGCCCTGAAATCGGGTTCGTCTTCCAAGATCCCAGCACGTCGCTGAACCCGCTCCTCACGCTCGAACGGCAGCTCACGGAGGGGCCCGAGACGCACCTCAGGCTCAGCCACCGTGCCGCACGCACGCGGGCGATCGAGCTGCTGGAGGCCGTCGGTCTTCCCGATCCCGAACGCCGGCTGCAATCCTACCCGCATCAGCTCTCCGGCGGCCAGCGCCAGCGCGTGATGATTGCGATCGCACTCGCCTGCGACCCGTCGCTGCTCATCGCCGATGAGCCGACAACGGCGCTTGACGTCACGACACAGGCGCAGATTATCGACCTCGTCCGAGAGATGCAGCGCGAGCGCGGCATGGCAGTCGTGTGGATCAGCCACGACCTCGGCGTGATCGGGCAGGTCGCGACCGACGTGACCGTGCTGTTCCGCGGCGACGCCGTCGAGCAGCGGCCGGTGCTCGACCTCTTCGACCGGCCCGATCATGACTACACCAAGCGGCTCCTCGCCAGCCGGCCTTCACTGTCGAGTCCGCCGCCCGAGCCCGCGCCCGCCGACGCAGCGCCCGTGCTCGAGGTGTCCGGCCTCAACGTCAGGTTCCCGGTGAAGTCAAAGACTGGCACCACCTGGGTGCACGCGGTGCGCGACGTGAGCTTCACCATTGCCCGCGGGACGACGCTCGGGCTCGTGGGCGAGTCAGGGTCTGGCAAATCGACCATCGCTGGTGCGCTCACCGGCCAGGTGTCGCCCGAGAGCGGTTCGGTCTCCCTGTCGGGCTCCGACGTGCTCGCCGCCCGTGGGGGCGAGCTGCGGGGGATCCGCCGACGGCTAGCAATGGTCTTCCAGGATCCCTTCTCTGCACTGAACCCTCGCACGACAGTTTCCGAGGCGATCTCCGAGCCGCTCATCGTGCACGGCCTACGCGACGGCAAGCGCGCCCGTGCTTCGCGCGTCGCGGAGCTCCTCGAACAGGTCAATCTGCCGACCTCGTTCGCGTCGCGCTACCCGCACGAGATGTCCGGCGGCCAGCGGCAGCGGGTCTGCATTGCGCGCGCGCTCGCCTGCGAGCCTGACGTCTTGATCCTCGATGAGTCGACCGCGTCGCTCGATGTTTCGATCCAGGCCGATGTCATGGCGCTACTCAAGCGGCTCCAGCGCGAGCTCGGGTTGGCCTATCTCTTCATCGCGCACGACCTCGCCGTCGTGCACGAGATGAGCCACGAGGTCATGGTGATGCGCCGTGGTGAGATCGTGGAGGCGGGCCCGAGCGAGGCGCTCTACGGGGCGCCCCGACACGATTACACGCGGTCGCTGCTCGCAGCGATCCCGCCGAACCGGCCTGCGGCTGCGCTGAGTTAGAAGATCGACCAGTCGGTGCGTGCCGTGAGCTCGGCAAGCGCCGCCATGCCCGTCAACGAGTTGCCGGAACCGTCTAGGCCCGGCCCCCAGACACAGATCGAGCACACGTCGGGCACGATCGCGAGGATGCCGCCGCCGACGCCAGACTTCCCGGGCAGGCCAACGCGGTAGGCGAACTCGCCCGCGGCGTCGTAGAACCCCGAGGTGAGCATCACGGCGTTCACGCGGCGGGCCTGGTTTGAACTCAGCAGCCGGGTGCCGTCCGCGCGCACCCCGCGCCGAGCGAGGAACGCGCCGGCAGCCGCGAGATCTTCGCAGGTCATCGCGATCGCGCACTGGTCGACGTAGCGCGCGAGCACAGCCTCGACGTCGTTGGTGAGGTTGCCGAAGCTGCGCAGCAGGTGCGCGATCGACGAGTTTCTGTCGGAGTGGCTGAGCTCGGACGCCGCGGTCAGCGCATCAACCGAGACGTCGGGGTTGCCCGACTCGGCGCGGACGAATTCGAGCACGGGCGACTGCTCTCCAGGCGTCAGACTCAATAGGTGATCGGCGACCACGAGGGCGCCCGCGTTCATGAACGGGTTGCGCGGGATACCGCGTTTGTACTCAAGCTGTGCGAGCGAGTTAAACGCGGCGCCCGACGGCTCGCGGTTCACGCGCTGCCAGATCTCATCGCCGTCCTCGGCCATGACCAGGGCAAGCGAGAACACCTTCGAAATACTCTGGATCGAGAAGTCGACTGCCGCGTCTCCGGCGGCGAACCGCTCGCCGTCCGTCGTCATGACTGCGATGCCAAACTGGTCTGGGTTCACCGCCGCGAGACGCGGGATGTAGTCGGCGACGCTGCCGCCGCCCATGATCGGCCGAACGGCCTCGTACACCTCGTCAAGCACGCCCTGCAGATCACTCGTCATAGTGGGGCTAGTTTATCGAAATTACCCTGCTCAAGCCAGGTTTTCCGCGAAGCGATCCGTCGCCCGCACGAGCGCGTCGACGATGCCCGGCTCGCTCGCGGCATGCCCTGCGTCGGCGACCATATCGATCGAGGCCTCGGGCCACGCGCGGTGCAGATCCCACGCGGTGCGCGCCGGTGTGCAGACGTCGTAGCGCCCCTGCACGATCGCGCCGGGGATGCCGGCGAGCTTGCCTGCGTTCGCGATGAGCTGCCCGTCCTCGAACCACCCTCCATTCGAGAAAAAGTGGTTTTCAATGCGCGCGAACGCGACCGCGCCCGCAACGTCGGCGCGCGCCTCCGCGATGACGTCGGAGTCGGGGATCAGACGCACGGTCGCGTTTTCCCAGACCGTCCAGGCGACCCCGGCAGGCACGTGCACCGCGGGGTCAGGATCGGTGAGCCTGCGGCGGTAGGCCGCGACGAGATCGCCGCGCTCGCTCTCGGGGATCGCCGCGAGGTACTCCTCCCAGAAGTCGGGGAAGAGGTGCGAGGCGCCGTCTTGATAGAACCAGTCGATCTCGCTCCTTCGCAGCGTGAAGATGCCGCGCACGACGAGCTCGGTGACCCGCTCGGGGTGCGTCTGCGCGTATGCAAGCGAGAGCGTCGACCCCCAGGAGCCGCCAAACACGAGCCATCGGTCGATGCCGAGGTGCTCGCGCAGGCGCTCAATGTCGGCAACAAAGTGCCAGGTGGTGATCGCCGACATGTCGGCATCGGGCGCGCTCACGTGCGGCGTCGAGCGCCCGCTGCCGCGCTGCTGGAGTAGCACGATGCGGTAACGCTCGGGGTCGAAGTAGCGGCGATAGTCGGCCGAGAGCACACCACCGGGGCCGCCGTGCAGGAAGATGGCCGGCTTTCCGTCGGGATTTCCGCAGACTTCCCAGTAGACCTCGTGGCCGTCGCCGACCGGGAGCATCCCGTGGTCGTAGGGCTCGATGGGCGGGTACAGCGTGCGCAGTTCAGTCATTCCCCCACTCTAGAACCCCCGGCCCAACTTGTTTGGTACTTGGCCTTGCTAAGTAGCGGTACTTAGTGTTACTTTCTAGCGGTAGTCACTCACGCTAAGTAGAGGAGGTTGAGGTTGGCAAACCAACTCACCGAAATGCTCAAGGGCACCCTAGAAGGGATCGTCCTCGCATTTCTCACCGAAGACCCGGCGTACGGGTACGAGATCACCACGCGCCTGCGCGACGAGGGGTTTGAGGACATCGCCGAGGGCACGGTGTACGCGCTTCTCGTGCGCATCGAGCAGCGGGGGCTCGTCGACGTCGCAAAGGTCCCGTCAGAGAAGGGGCCGCCCCGCAAGGTCTACTCCATCAACGAGGCCGGGCGCACCCAGCTCGCGGAGTTCTGGCAGACGTGGAACTTCCTCGCCGGCCGCATCGAACGGCTCCGCCCCACCGCGTAGCCCGACACCACACGCAAACAGACACACACGTATTCAAGGAGAACATCATGGCCGCAAAGTGGATTGAAATGCTCACCGGTTCACTCGAGCAGAAGAAGCAGTACCGGGAGCACGTGGCTCGCCTCGACGC
Encoded here:
- a CDS encoding dipeptide ABC transporter ATP-binding protein, with translation MSHTDTPVLSVQDLRVTIGATELVHGVSFDVHDGQTVGIVGESGSGKSLSVLSATRLLDLPHQRVTGRSLLRGDDLVTAPKAKLRRVHGPEIGFVFQDPSTSLNPLLTLERQLTEGPETHLRLSHRAARTRAIELLEAVGLPDPERRLQSYPHQLSGGQRQRVMIAIALACDPSLLIADEPTTALDVTTQAQIIDLVREMQRERGMAVVWISHDLGVIGQVATDVTVLFRGDAVEQRPVLDLFDRPDHDYTKRLLASRPSLSSPPPEPAPADAAPVLEVSGLNVRFPVKSKTGTTWVHAVRDVSFTIARGTTLGLVGESGSGKSTIAGALTGQVSPESGSVSLSGSDVLAARGGELRGIRRRLAMVFQDPFSALNPRTTVSEAISEPLIVHGLRDGKRARASRVAELLEQVNLPTSFASRYPHEMSGGQRQRVCIARALACEPDVLILDESTASLDVSIQADVMALLKRLQRELGLAYLFIAHDLAVVHEMSHEVMVMRRGEIVEAGPSEALYGAPRHDYTRSLLAAIPPNRPAAALS
- a CDS encoding glutaminase, whose translation is MTSDLQGVLDEVYEAVRPIMGGGSVADYIPRLAAVNPDQFGIAVMTTDGERFAAGDAAVDFSIQSISKVFSLALVMAEDGDEIWQRVNREPSGAAFNSLAQLEYKRGIPRNPFMNAGALVVADHLLSLTPGEQSPVLEFVRAESGNPDVSVDALTAASELSHSDRNSSIAHLLRSFGNLTNDVEAVLARYVDQCAIAMTCEDLAAAGAFLARRGVRADGTRLLSSNQARRVNAVMLTSGFYDAAGEFAYRVGLPGKSGVGGGILAIVPDVCSICVWGPGLDGSGNSLTGMAALAELTARTDWSIF
- the pip gene encoding prolyl aminopeptidase, with translation MTELRTLYPPIEPYDHGMLPVGDGHEVYWEVCGNPDGKPAIFLHGGPGGVLSADYRRYFDPERYRIVLLQQRGSGRSTPHVSAPDADMSAITTWHFVADIERLREHLGIDRWLVFGGSWGSTLSLAYAQTHPERVTELVVRGIFTLRRSEIDWFYQDGASHLFPDFWEEYLAAIPESERGDLVAAYRRRLTDPDPAVHVPAGVAWTVWENATVRLIPDSDVIAEARADVAGAVAFARIENHFFSNGGWFEDGQLIANAGKLAGIPGAIVQGRYDVCTPARTAWDLHRAWPEASIDMVADAGHAASEPGIVDALVRATDRFAENLA
- a CDS encoding PadR family transcriptional regulator, which produces MANQLTEMLKGTLEGIVLAFLTEDPAYGYEITTRLRDEGFEDIAEGTVYALLVRIEQRGLVDVAKVPSEKGPPRKVYSINEAGRTQLAEFWQTWNFLAGRIERLRPTA